A stretch of [Clostridium] scindens DNA encodes these proteins:
- a CDS encoding SDR family oxidoreductase yields the protein MGYKQLVFNKDSLFLVTGGAGFIGSNLCEAILNMGYRVRCLDNLSTGKQENVDLLIDHTNYEFIKGDITDFDTCISACEGVDFVLNQAAWGSVPRSIEMPLYYEEVNICGTLNMMEAARQKGIKKFVYASSSSVYGDHPVLPKKEGQEGNLLSPYALTKRVDEEYGKLYYKLYGLDTYGMRYFNVFGRRQDPNGAYAAVIPKFIKQLLNDEQPTINGDGRHSRDFTYIENVIEANLKACQASHEAAGQVYNIAYGGREYLIDIYHTLTSVLGKDIEPKFGPNRKGDIKHSNADISKARELLGYDPEYSFEDGIKLAIDWYKENL from the coding sequence ATGGGATATAAACAACTGGTTTTTAATAAAGATTCATTATTTCTGGTGACAGGTGGAGCCGGCTTTATCGGCTCTAACCTGTGTGAGGCGATCCTGAATATGGGATACCGTGTCCGTTGTCTGGACAATCTTTCTACAGGTAAGCAGGAGAATGTGGATCTGCTTATTGACCACACAAATTATGAGTTTATCAAAGGTGATATTACAGATTTTGATACCTGCATATCTGCCTGCGAGGGCGTAGATTTTGTTCTAAATCAGGCAGCATGGGGCAGCGTTCCGCGTTCCATTGAAATGCCACTTTATTACGAGGAAGTCAATATCTGCGGTACCCTGAACATGATGGAGGCGGCAAGGCAGAAAGGTATAAAGAAATTCGTGTATGCTTCTAGTTCGTCTGTATATGGCGATCATCCAGTACTGCCGAAGAAGGAAGGACAGGAAGGAAATCTTCTCTCTCCGTATGCATTGACCAAGCGTGTAGACGAGGAATATGGAAAGTTATACTACAAGTTGTACGGCTTGGACACATACGGGATGCGCTACTTCAATGTTTTTGGCAGACGACAGGACCCGAATGGGGCATATGCTGCGGTTATTCCTAAATTCATCAAACAACTTTTGAATGACGAGCAGCCGACCATCAACGGCGATGGTAGACACAGCCGTGACTTTACTTACATTGAGAACGTTATCGAGGCAAATCTGAAGGCGTGTCAGGCCAGCCATGAGGCGGCAGGGCAAGTTTATAACATTGCCTACGGCGGGCGCGAGTACCTAATAGACATTTATCACACACTGACTTCCGTCCTTGGCAAGGATATCGAACCGAAGTTTGGCCCGAACAGGAAAGGCGACATCAAGCATAGCAACGCTGACATCAGCAAGGCGAGGGAACTGCTGGGGTATGACCCGGAATACAGTTTTGAAGATGGAATCAAATTGGCTATAGACTGGTATAAGGAGAATTTGTGA
- the srtB gene encoding class B sortase codes for MKNGRKKLGVLLLILALLCIGYIVYYEVSKSANENIYAKVQKQVAEDKKQKLKPGYISPIDFDKLKETNQDIYAWIEIPDTQINYPVVQGGDDDAYYLNHTIDGTEGYPGSIYTERINAKDFSDFNTVIYGHNMKDGSMFMGLHNFEDPQYMKEHPNVKIYTPEKELTYRIFAAVVYDDVHILEAYDFSSQEYRRLFLESVYNSRDMRNCIDESVAVDADSKILTLSTCIGGENNKRYIVEAVLVDE; via the coding sequence ATGAAAAATGGACGTAAGAAGTTAGGAGTCTTGTTGCTGATCTTGGCCTTGCTGTGCATAGGATACATTGTATACTATGAGGTGAGCAAGTCTGCAAATGAGAATATCTATGCCAAGGTGCAAAAGCAGGTGGCGGAAGATAAGAAGCAAAAACTAAAGCCCGGGTATATCAGTCCCATCGACTTTGATAAATTAAAGGAGACGAACCAGGATATTTATGCATGGATCGAGATACCCGATACGCAGATTAATTATCCGGTCGTCCAGGGCGGCGATGACGATGCCTATTATCTGAACCACACCATTGACGGTACCGAAGGCTATCCAGGATCGATTTATACAGAAAGGATCAATGCCAAGGATTTTTCGGATTTTAATACGGTCATCTATGGACATAACATGAAGGACGGGTCCATGTTTATGGGGCTTCATAACTTTGAGGATCCCCAATATATGAAAGAGCATCCAAACGTAAAGATCTATACGCCGGAAAAGGAATTGACCTACCGGATTTTCGCGGCGGTGGTATATGATGATGTACATATATTGGAGGCCTATGATTTTTCATCCCAGGAATACAGGCGGCTGTTTCTGGAATCTGTCTATAACAGCCGAGACATGAGAAACTGTATTGACGAGAGCGTGGCGGTGGATGCGGATAGCAAGATCTTGACGCTGAGCACCTGCATTGGCGGGGAGAACAATAAACGCTACATAGTAGAGGCGGTATTGGTAGATGAATAA
- a CDS encoding polysaccharide biosynthesis C-terminal domain-containing protein codes for MNNPLKNDYILSITAKLSMAIIGVISSAFCTRYLGVEYKGEYTFIQQAVSVIALILNLGFYQSYAFNFRKYGETVYKKYISLFFAQFIVYCTLAVIIAAVSRNLQIALIVILAPVQILRIQMDNIMLVQNIRIKLIANIINSVVTAACYGVFWVLLPASVFPVVMTVFCADLLIVAIYLIKEKTRLTLKYFDAEFSKSVLKFGIVPMLASLLVTLNYSVDIFFLRRMGEPIELSYYSLAAGIMNYVWLIPDAFKDVVFSRVAREEKSASIPFAIKCSIIILIAMVVGFSLFGKVFITIMYGVEFVNAYSVTMILFLGVFSMVLFKVLGIVLIAEGKRIPYFLLLLVSVICNVVMNLNLIPTYGMYGAAVASVISYNMCGLMFLFYYAHAHHVNPFVFIIPTRSDFKLLSKLIKRGR; via the coding sequence ATGAATAACCCCTTGAAGAATGATTATATTTTGAGTATTACTGCAAAACTTTCTATGGCGATAATTGGTGTTATTTCGTCTGCATTTTGCACGAGATATCTTGGTGTAGAATATAAGGGAGAATATACATTTATTCAACAAGCGGTGAGTGTTATAGCTTTGATATTAAACTTAGGCTTCTATCAGTCATATGCTTTTAACTTTCGAAAATATGGAGAAACTGTATATAAAAAATATATATCGCTGTTTTTCGCTCAATTTATAGTATATTGTACACTTGCCGTTATTATAGCTGCTGTATCGAGAAATCTTCAAATTGCCTTGATAGTTATTCTTGCACCAGTTCAGATATTAAGGATACAGATGGATAATATTATGTTAGTGCAGAATATTAGGATCAAACTTATTGCAAACATTATTAATAGTGTGGTTACTGCTGCTTGTTATGGTGTTTTTTGGGTTTTGCTTCCAGCATCCGTTTTTCCAGTTGTTATGACTGTCTTTTGCGCTGATTTGTTAATAGTGGCTATTTATTTGATAAAAGAGAAAACAAGACTGACTTTGAAGTATTTTGATGCCGAATTCTCAAAATCCGTATTGAAATTTGGCATAGTTCCAATGCTGGCCTCTCTTCTTGTGACTTTGAATTATAGTGTTGATATTTTTTTCTTAAGACGTATGGGAGAACCAATCGAACTGAGTTATTACTCTCTGGCAGCAGGTATTATGAATTATGTATGGTTAATCCCCGATGCCTTTAAGGACGTTGTTTTTTCAAGGGTCGCTAGAGAAGAGAAAAGTGCCTCGATTCCGTTTGCAATTAAATGTTCTATTATAATATTAATTGCTATGGTTGTAGGGTTTAGTCTATTTGGAAAAGTGTTCATTACAATTATGTATGGCGTTGAATTTGTGAATGCGTATTCTGTTACCATGATTCTTTTTCTTGGTGTCTTTTCCATGGTTCTTTTCAAAGTTTTGGGAATTGTACTAATTGCTGAAGGCAAAAGAATACCATATTTTCTTCTCTTGCTTGTTAGTGTAATTTGTAATGTTGTTATGAATTTAAATTTGATACCAACATATGGAATGTACGGCGCGGCAGTAGCATCAGTAATTTCTTATAATATGTGTGGCTTAATGTTTTTGTTTTACTATGCGCATGCACATCATGTTAATCCGTTTGTGTTTATTATACCTACTAGAAGTGACTTTAAGTTACTGTCTAAATTAATTAAAAGGGGAAGATAA
- a CDS encoding YveK family protein, with translation MEEMRRENEEVEIDLLEIAHLLWRKAWAILLCLIIGAALVGSYTKFLVTPQYSASSMIYVLTKTTTVTSITDLQIGTQLTADFMTLTTSRPVVEDVIDDMDLDTTYEKLKEKITVNNPTDTRILEITATDPDPKMARDISNAMAKATVERISEVMDTEKPNIVEDAVTPTIPSSPSLVKNTAIGALLGALLAIAVIVIRHLMDDTIKTEEDVKKYLELNVLAAVPLEKGSSKKRKSA, from the coding sequence ATGGAAGAGATGAGAAGAGAAAATGAAGAGGTGGAGATTGATCTTCTGGAAATTGCCCATCTTTTATGGAGAAAGGCCTGGGCAATCCTTTTGTGCCTTATCATAGGAGCGGCACTTGTGGGAAGTTACACCAAGTTCCTGGTGACGCCGCAGTATTCTGCGTCATCAATGATCTATGTGCTGACGAAGACGACGACCGTGACGTCGATCACGGACCTTCAGATAGGAACCCAGCTTACCGCGGATTTTATGACGCTTACCACCAGCCGTCCGGTTGTGGAAGATGTCATTGACGATATGGACCTGGATACTACATACGAGAAACTGAAAGAGAAGATTACCGTGAACAATCCGACGGATACCCGTATTCTGGAGATTACGGCTACGGACCCGGATCCGAAGATGGCGCGCGATATTTCCAATGCAATGGCAAAGGCTACGGTTGAGCGTATTTCTGAAGTTATGGATACGGAAAAGCCGAACATTGTGGAGGATGCGGTGACGCCGACTATTCCATCCAGCCCGAGCCTGGTTAAGAATACGGCGATCGGCGCATTGCTTGGCGCGCTGCTTGCGATCGCGGTGATCGTAATCCGTCATCTCATGGATGATACGATTAAGACGGAAGAAGACGTGAAGAAGTATCTGGAATTGAATGTATTGGCAGCCGTTCCGCTTGAGAAGGGCTCTTCTAAGAAGAGGAAGTCAGCATAA
- a CDS encoding nucleotide sugar dehydrogenase: protein MNLYEKIKSNEESLSLVGLGYVGMPIAIEFAKRGVKVIGFDLNAAKIETYKSGNDPTHEVGDQAIKETTVEFTADETALRRAKFHIVAVPTPVNDDHTPNLSPVEGASRILGRNLTKGSIVAFESTVFPGVTEDICVPILEQESGLKCGVDFKIGYSPERINPGDKVHRLNTITKIVSGMDEETLENVAKVYEIIVDAGVHRAESIKVAEAAKVIENSQRDINIAFMNELSIIFNKMGIDTLAVLRAAGTKWNFLNFRPGLVGGHCIGVDPYYLTYKAEELGYHSQIILSGRRINDDMGKYVAEQVVKKLIAAELPVRGAKVGILGFTFKENCPDTRNTKIIDIVKELNEYGIYPLIADPSADANEAETLYGVKFCDISKIKDCDAVILAVAHTQFADLTMEQVASMFKAQENNKKVLADIKGLLDRRAYEDAGYSYWRL from the coding sequence ATGAACCTGTACGAAAAAATTAAATCAAACGAAGAATCCCTCTCCTTAGTCGGCTTAGGTTATGTTGGAATGCCAATTGCTATTGAGTTTGCAAAGCGCGGCGTGAAGGTCATTGGCTTTGACCTGAATGCTGCAAAGATCGAAACCTATAAGTCTGGGAATGACCCCACCCATGAGGTAGGTGATCAGGCAATCAAAGAGACGACTGTGGAGTTTACGGCGGATGAAACAGCTCTGCGCCGGGCAAAGTTCCACATCGTTGCCGTACCGACCCCTGTGAACGATGACCACACGCCGAATCTTTCCCCTGTTGAGGGAGCAAGCCGGATCCTTGGTCGTAATCTGACCAAGGGTTCCATCGTGGCTTTTGAGTCCACCGTGTTTCCTGGCGTGACGGAGGATATTTGTGTTCCGATTCTGGAACAAGAGTCCGGGCTGAAGTGCGGCGTAGATTTCAAAATCGGTTATTCGCCGGAGCGTATCAATCCCGGAGATAAGGTGCATCGGCTCAATACCATAACGAAGATTGTATCCGGCATGGATGAGGAAACCTTGGAGAATGTGGCAAAGGTTTATGAAATTATTGTGGATGCGGGTGTACATAGGGCAGAGTCCATCAAAGTGGCTGAGGCCGCAAAGGTAATCGAAAACAGCCAGCGCGATATCAACATCGCCTTCATGAACGAGTTGTCCATCATCTTCAACAAGATGGGCATTGACACACTCGCTGTTTTGCGGGCGGCAGGTACTAAGTGGAACTTCCTGAATTTCCGTCCCGGACTGGTGGGCGGCCACTGCATCGGTGTTGACCCGTACTACCTGACCTACAAAGCGGAGGAGTTGGGCTATCACAGCCAGATTATCCTTTCCGGCCGTCGCATCAATGACGATATGGGCAAGTATGTGGCCGAGCAGGTTGTGAAGAAACTGATTGCTGCTGAACTTCCAGTGCGTGGCGCGAAGGTCGGTATTCTCGGATTTACGTTCAAGGAAAACTGCCCAGATACCAGAAATACAAAGATCATCGACATTGTTAAGGAACTGAACGAATACGGAATTTATCCGTTGATCGCGGACCCGTCTGCGGATGCAAATGAGGCAGAAACACTGTATGGTGTGAAATTCTGCGATATATCTAAGATTAAAGATTGTGATGCAGTTATTCTGGCTGTGGCGCATACGCAGTTCGCAGACTTGACAATGGAGCAGGTGGCTTCCATGTTCAAGGCGCAGGAGAATAATAAAAAGGTATTGGCGGATATCAAGGGATTGCTTGATAGAAGGGCATATGAGGATGCCGGCTACAGTTATTGGAGGCTGTAA
- a CDS encoding FAD binding domain-containing protein, translated as MADSFYIPESVNELLDLLLELKKEHLYILSGGSNLLINDQKRYAHIIYMKSVDCSFENYGNGLFYIGASVRIQKVIKEVNEAGFGGFEELIGLPALFGGVVYMNAGIGGKEHPKFNISDFVLRVKVIDKSDWKIKWIDRADCDFDYRKSVFQLDGFIILGAEVQLDEQMPEISKEIIRKRQAVIKDSQEFLKGTFGSIFAESNRNVRNLVALTHKKKGGVSFGTKNTNWFLNDGNASFEDAIYLIHKCESMHKLFRQPISREVIVWE; from the coding sequence GTGGCTGATAGTTTTTATATTCCCGAATCGGTTAATGAATTATTAGATTTGTTATTGGAATTAAAAAAGGAACACTTATACATCCTATCTGGTGGCTCAAATTTACTGATTAACGATCAAAAAAGATATGCGCATATTATCTATATGAAAAGTGTTGATTGTTCTTTTGAAAACTATGGTAATGGACTTTTTTATATAGGAGCGTCAGTAAGGATTCAAAAAGTTATAAAAGAAGTAAATGAAGCTGGTTTTGGTGGATTTGAAGAACTTATTGGACTACCTGCCTTATTCGGTGGAGTAGTCTATATGAATGCAGGTATTGGTGGAAAAGAGCACCCGAAATTTAATATATCAGATTTTGTACTCCGTGTTAAAGTGATAGATAAAAGTGATTGGAAAATTAAATGGATAGATAGGGCAGATTGCGACTTTGATTACAGAAAGTCTGTATTTCAATTAGATGGATTCATTATTCTTGGCGCGGAGGTGCAATTAGACGAACAGATGCCTGAAATATCAAAAGAGATAATCCGAAAGCGTCAGGCAGTAATCAAAGACTCTCAGGAATTTTTGAAAGGTACATTTGGATCTATATTTGCAGAATCTAATAGAAATGTACGAAACCTTGTCGCTTTAACTCATAAGAAAAAAGGCGGCGTTAGTTTTGGGACGAAAAACACAAATTGGTTTTTGAACGATGGAAATGCCTCGTTTGAAGATGCAATATATTTGATACATAAATGCGAATCTATGCACAAATTGTTCAGACAGCCCATATCAAGAGAAGTGATAGTTTGGGAATAA
- a CDS encoding LCP family protein: MNKKKLGICLAAVLIMVVVAWGIYSAAKDKADKSGKTAVADQEPDNEESDVITYNGKKYRYNTDLKTVLFLGVDKTQEAKVNSTPGYNGQTDTIILYILDRNAKTAKRLAVSRDTMTEIALYDQSGEFLATEKAQIALQYAYGDGDKKSCRLVSEAVSKLLYGVPIRNYISVSVDGIKPIVDAMGGVTLTVPQDYTYIDPAFQQGAQIVLDGAQAESYVRYRDTSVSGSNTERMERQMQFISAMFEQLKAQASSDLGGYGKLLDSAGEYMVTSMTMDELKEMSEYDLDSEIINVPGEMTGGAEHDEFLVNNDKLNEIILNLFYKIED, encoded by the coding sequence ATGAATAAAAAGAAGTTAGGAATATGTCTGGCTGCCGTTCTTATCATGGTAGTCGTGGCGTGGGGCATATATTCGGCGGCGAAGGATAAGGCAGACAAGTCCGGGAAAACGGCAGTTGCGGATCAGGAGCCGGATAACGAGGAAAGCGATGTAATTACTTATAATGGGAAAAAGTATCGGTATAATACGGATCTAAAGACGGTCCTGTTCCTGGGCGTGGATAAGACGCAGGAGGCAAAGGTCAATTCGACGCCAGGTTACAACGGCCAGACGGATACGATCATACTATATATCCTGGATCGGAATGCCAAAACGGCAAAACGGCTGGCAGTATCCAGGGATACGATGACGGAGATCGCACTTTATGACCAGTCAGGAGAGTTTCTTGCCACGGAAAAGGCGCAGATCGCGCTGCAGTACGCCTATGGCGATGGGGACAAGAAAAGCTGCCGCCTGGTAAGCGAGGCGGTATCCAAACTGCTGTACGGCGTGCCAATCCGCAACTATATCTCGGTGTCCGTTGACGGCATCAAGCCTATCGTGGATGCCATGGGCGGCGTTACGCTGACGGTTCCCCAGGATTATACATATATTGATCCGGCGTTCCAGCAAGGAGCGCAGATCGTGCTGGATGGGGCGCAGGCGGAATCTTATGTGCGCTACCGCGATACCAGCGTCAGCGGCAGCAATACGGAGCGTATGGAACGGCAGATGCAGTTTATCTCCGCCATGTTCGAGCAGTTAAAAGCCCAGGCGTCTTCGGATCTGGGGGGATATGGAAAACTTCTGGACAGTGCCGGAGAGTACATGGTGACCAGCATGACAATGGATGAATTGAAGGAGATGTCAGAGTATGATCTGGATTCTGAGATCATCAATGTTCCGGGGGAGATGACTGGCGGAGCAGAACATGACGAATTTCTTGTAAATAATGACAAGCTGAACGAAATAATCCTGAATTTGTTTTACAAAATTGAGGATTAG